The genomic segment CTATTATCTTCACAGCCTCAGCAGCTTCTTTTACATCGTGCACTCTGAGGATGCTGGCGCCCTTCATCAGAGCGATGGTATCAAGTACTGCAGTTCCATTGAGCGATGTAGTAGCATCTCCCCCCAGCAGCTTGTGAATCATGCTCTTGCGGGAGATACCCACGAGCACCGGAAGTTCCAGTACGTTCAACTTCTCCATCTCATCATAAATCTGATAATTCTGGATGAGATTCTTGCCGAAACAGAAGCCCGGGTCAAGGATGATATCCTTGGCACCCAGGTCGCGTAACTGCTGCACCTCCCTGGCAAAGCCCTTCATCATCTTGGCGAGCGTAGGCTGCACCGACATTAATATATAAGGTACCTTCAGTTCGCCCACCACACGGAACATTTCAGGATATTCCTCCTGTCTCTGCTCCAGCGGCACATTGACGATGCCTGTGATTCCACCTTCTGATACATCGTTGATGATATCGGCTCCCCACTCTTCGATACACTTACGTGCCAAGGTAGGGCGAAAGGTATCTACGGAGACGGCAGCATCCGGTTGCTCCCTGCGAACGATGTTGAGAGCGAACTTCAGGCGTCTTCCCTCCTCCTCTTCCGATACTTCATCGGCACCGGGACGGGTGGAGAAAGCGCCCACATCAATGATGCTTCCACCTTCTTCTATAATCTGATTAGCTCTCTGAGCTATCTCCATTTCTGTCTGTTTTCTACTGCCAGAGTACATGCTGTCGGGCGTAACATTCAGGATGCCCATCACCTGAGGGGTACTCAAATCCATCAAGTGCCCCTTGATATTAATCGTATATTCCATTGGATTATAACTCTTTAAGCCATTTTTCGCCTGGTTTTGTATATAACCAAGCTAAAAAACTTCCACCAACAATACAGCAAATCAGAAAAAATAATGCTAAATAACTCATACTATAAACTTTTTAGCCATTTCTTCCCTGATTCAGTATATGTCCAAAGCAAAATACCACCACCTATTAAAGTGCCTATTCCAAATATCAAAATCATTGTTTCCATTTTCTTAATATTTTAAAATTCGATTACCTACTATTGCAAACAAAATTGTCATGCACACACCAAATAAAACATACAGAAGATTCATATAATCGAATTCTCCTGTTATCATTGGCGTAAGCCCACCCAAAACCATCGCTCCAAAACTTAGTTTGGAGATATCGAAGAAATAACCAGCTAGCTTGTCTTTCCTCGTTTTTAATTTATCTCTTTCTATGTTTGCGCCCATTCCGACCTCACTTTCCAAAGATTACTTGAATATTTCTGCAAAAATAGAAAGAATTATCGAGATTACCATCATTTTTTGGGAAAATTGTTTGTTATGTCCATAATTTAGATTACTTTTGCACCCAAAATAACAGTTATAGACTATGGATATTTCAGAACTCTATCAGATTTACCAAGCGCACCCAGTGATTACCACTGACAGCCGCGACTGCCCAGAGGGCAGCATCTTCCTGGCTTTGAAGGGCGCATCGTTTGATGGCAACAAGTTTGCCGACATGGCTTTGGAGAAAGGCTGTGCCTATGTGATTGTTGATGAAAAAGAGTATGCCAAGGAAGGCGACGAGCGCTACATCCTCGTAGAGGACTGCCTCACCACCTTCAAGGAACTAGCCCGTGAGCATCGCCGCCACTTCGATATTCCTGTAGTAGGAATCACCGGAACCAACGGCAAGACCACCACCAAGGAGCTCGTCTCTGCTGTTCTCGGCGAGAAGTTCAACGTGATGTTCACCCAGGGTAACTTCAATAATGATGTAGGCGTACCAAAGACGCTCTTCCGTCTCTCTCCGGAAAACGAGATTGCTGTTGTAGAGATGGGTGCTTCCCATCCTGGTGACATTCGAAAACTCGTGGAATACGTGGAACCAACCTGCGGTATGATTACCAACGTAGGCCGTGCCCACCTGCAGGGATTCGGCAGTTTCGAAGGCGTGAAGAAGACCAAGGGAGAGCTCTATGATTACCTCGCAACCAACGATGCCCTCGTCTTCATCAATGCAGACAACGAGCATCTGATGCAGATGGCCGAGCAGCGCAACATCAACCGCCTCATCACCTACGGCAAGGACGAAAACTGCGATGTATGGGGAGAAGTCATCTCCTGCGCTCCTTTCCTGAAGTTCCGCTGGCGCACCGAGAGTTTCGACTGGCATGAGGTTCAGACTCATCTCATCGGCTCTTACAACATCGACAACATGCTTGCCGCCATCACCATCGGTCTTCATTTCGATGTGAAGCCTCAGCAGATAGATCATGCCCTGGAGAACTACATCCCAAGCAACAACCGTTCGCAGTTGGAAGAGACGGCGCACAACAAGCTGGTGGTAGATGCCTACAATGCCAACCCATCGAGCATGGCAGCCGCCATCGAGAACTTCCGCGTGATGGATGTGCCTCATAAGATGGCGATTCTCGGACAGATGGGCGAGCTCGGCGAAGTGAGCCACGAGGAGCACCAGAAGGTAGTAGACCAGTTGCAGGCAGCCGGTCTGGAGAATGTATGGCTGGTAGGCGATGAATTCAAGGATATTCCATGCAGCTACCGCAAGTTCCAGAATGTAGAGGAAGTGAAGGAAGCACTCAAGGC from the Segatella copri genome contains:
- the folP gene encoding dihydropteroate synthase, translating into MEYTINIKGHLMDLSTPQVMGILNVTPDSMYSGSRKQTEMEIAQRANQIIEEGGSIIDVGAFSTRPGADEVSEEEEGRRLKFALNIVRREQPDAAVSVDTFRPTLARKCIEEWGADIINDVSEGGITGIVNVPLEQRQEEYPEMFRVVGELKVPYILMSVQPTLAKMMKGFAREVQQLRDLGAKDIILDPGFCFGKNLIQNYQIYDEMEKLNVLELPVLVGISRKSMIHKLLGGDATTSLNGTAVLDTIALMKGASILRVHDVKEAAEAVKIIEAMKEGRT
- a CDS encoding UDP-N-acetylmuramoyl-tripeptide--D-alanyl-D-alanine ligase, whose amino-acid sequence is MDISELYQIYQAHPVITTDSRDCPEGSIFLALKGASFDGNKFADMALEKGCAYVIVDEKEYAKEGDERYILVEDCLTTFKELAREHRRHFDIPVVGITGTNGKTTTKELVSAVLGEKFNVMFTQGNFNNDVGVPKTLFRLSPENEIAVVEMGASHPGDIRKLVEYVEPTCGMITNVGRAHLQGFGSFEGVKKTKGELYDYLATNDALVFINADNEHLMQMAEQRNINRLITYGKDENCDVWGEVISCAPFLKFRWRTESFDWHEVQTHLIGSYNIDNMLAAITIGLHFDVKPQQIDHALENYIPSNNRSQLEETAHNKLVVDAYNANPSSMAAAIENFRVMDVPHKMAILGQMGELGEVSHEEHQKVVDQLQAAGLENVWLVGDEFKDIPCSYRKFQNVEEVKEALKANQPHDHYILIKGSNSVKLFQLPELL